In Sphaerisporangium krabiense, the DNA window CGCCGTCGAAGCCGAACGCGAAGGGGGACAGGAACAGCAGTGCTCCGAAGGCCGCCGTGACCCAGGAGCTCGCGCCGCCCGCGCCGAGCAGCGACCAGAGCGCGGAGATGAGGAGCAGGCCGCCGACCAGCAGCAGGGGCTGGGCGGCGGCGCGGGTGCCGTCCGCCCACAGGAACGGCGCGAGGACCGCCGCCGCGCCCGCCAGGAACGCGACGACGTCGGCCCAGGATTTGGAGAGGTCCATTCGTGCCTCCGGCGAAGAGAGAGGTGTCGTGCCCTTCGACCGTCGTCCTGAT includes these proteins:
- a CDS encoding SPW repeat protein; its protein translation is MDLSKSWADVVAFLAGAAAVLAPFLWADGTRAAAQPLLLVGGLLLISALWSLLGAGGASSWVTAAFGALLFLSPFAFGFDGDGAAAWTAWIAGGVTVIVGLWTALQTRVGTRAPTHA